One Bacteroidota bacterium DNA segment encodes these proteins:
- a CDS encoding single-stranded DNA-binding protein: MKKNNVKLVVNLGTNPGLRHFKSGKRMAIFSVASVEPDPETKRNEVKWYSVIAWNNLADVAQKYLTKGKRVMVCGNHISKEWYDKKGILRHREEILATDLILLSTGKVPAVKLAA, translated from the coding sequence ATGAAAAAGAACAATGTAAAACTGGTGGTCAATCTCGGAACAAACCCGGGTTTGCGTCACTTCAAAAGCGGGAAGCGCATGGCCATCTTTTCGGTCGCATCCGTTGAACCGGATCCTGAAACAAAAAGGAATGAAGTAAAATGGTACAGCGTGATCGCCTGGAATAATCTTGCGGATGTAGCGCAGAAATATCTTACCAAAGGAAAACGAGTCATGGTCTGCGGTAATCACATCTCGAAAGAATGGTACGATAAAAAAGGAATTCTGCGCCATCGCGAAGAAATTCTTGCCACCGATCTCATTCTTCTCTCTACAGGAAAAGTTCCGGCTGTAAAACTCGCCGCGTGA